The following are from one region of the Mucilaginibacter terrenus genome:
- the rlmN gene encoding 23S rRNA (adenine(2503)-C(2))-methyltransferase RlmN, translating into MNAKKDKIDIRSLSLEALQQHFIRMGEKAFRAKQVYEWLWKKSCLSFDDMSNISKELRNKLNEEFIINGVKINTSQVSADKTIKNSFILHDNHLIEGVLIPTSERMTACVSSQVGCSLTCKFCATGYMERKRNLNPDEIYDQVVLIDKQARENYDIPLSNIVYMGMGEPLLNYANVLKSIEKITSPEGLNMAAKRITVSTAGIAKMIRKLGDDQVKFNLALSLHAANDEKRNTIMPINEQNSLKALADALKYYFAKTKNPVTYEYIIFDGVNDGIQDAMELARFCKHLPCKVNIIEYNPIAFASYINAGEDKVEKFADYLRSQGINTNLRRSRGKDIDAACGQLAIKEKTKVAEAV; encoded by the coding sequence GTGAATGCAAAAAAAGATAAAATAGATATCCGAAGCTTATCTCTTGAGGCTCTGCAGCAGCACTTTATCCGTATGGGTGAAAAGGCGTTCAGAGCTAAACAAGTTTATGAATGGCTATGGAAAAAATCTTGTTTGTCTTTCGATGACATGAGCAACATTTCAAAAGAACTTCGCAACAAACTTAACGAAGAGTTTATAATAAATGGTGTTAAAATAAACACTTCTCAGGTTAGTGCTGATAAAACTATAAAAAATTCTTTTATATTACATGATAATCACCTTATTGAGGGTGTTTTAATTCCCACAAGTGAAAGGATGACAGCGTGCGTTTCGTCGCAGGTTGGATGCAGTCTTACATGTAAATTTTGTGCTACCGGTTACATGGAGCGCAAACGAAACCTTAACCCTGACGAAATTTACGATCAGGTGGTACTTATTGATAAGCAAGCCCGGGAAAATTACGATATACCACTCTCTAATATTGTGTACATGGGCATGGGCGAACCATTGCTTAACTACGCAAACGTGCTCAAGTCCATCGAGAAGATTACCTCTCCTGAAGGGCTTAACATGGCCGCTAAACGTATTACCGTGTCCACTGCCGGAATTGCCAAAATGATACGTAAGCTTGGCGATGATCAAGTGAAGTTTAACCTGGCGTTATCATTACACGCGGCTAACGACGAAAAGCGCAACACCATAATGCCTATTAACGAGCAAAACTCGCTTAAAGCCCTTGCAGATGCGTTAAAGTACTACTTTGCTAAAACTAAAAACCCGGTAACGTATGAATATATTATATTCGACGGGGTGAACGACGGCATACAGGATGCTATGGAACTTGCCCGTTTTTGCAAGCACCTGCCTTGCAAGGTCAATATCATCGAATACAACCCTATTGCCTTTGCCAGCTACATTAACGCAGGGGAAGACAAGGTTGAAAAGTTTGCAGATTACCTGCGCAGCCAGGGCATAAATACCAACCTGCGCCGCAGCCGGGGTAAAGATATTGATGCTGCTTGTGGACAGCTGGCTATAAAAGAAAAAACCAAAGTAGCCGAAGCAGTTTAA
- a CDS encoding amidohydrolase family protein, protein MKTFVADYVYPVCADPIKNGIVVVDDGGKILSVSDPQSSDPPPADAQHLRGVIVPGFVNTHCHTELSHLKDKVKPGGGLVSFIQDVQSFRNSEKEAVIAAAEKADQEMIANGIVACADTSNSNISLGIKQNSKLHYHTFVEIFGFLPENADGLFEKALALAEEFKPQSVSITAHAPYSVSKELFKLIKKYSDSGENLLSIHNQECEDENKFYRYKLGGFIDMYKHFGINIDYFRPQARNSLQSIIPLLTNRQKILLVHNTCTNLKDIYFIKRFDRKINWCFCPNANMYIEKRLPKIDLFVNQGLNITLGTDSLASNAKLCILSEMRTLQENIPSLSFGTLLQWGTRNGAEFMGIDDRFGTIEEGKTPGLNLLTGLEGGKITAATSVSKLI, encoded by the coding sequence ATGAAGACATTTGTAGCCGATTACGTTTATCCAGTTTGTGCCGATCCTATTAAAAATGGAATAGTAGTAGTAGATGATGGAGGAAAAATACTCTCCGTTTCTGATCCCCAATCATCCGACCCTCCCCCAGCAGACGCTCAGCACCTTAGGGGTGTTATTGTACCAGGGTTTGTAAATACACATTGCCATACAGAACTCTCTCACCTTAAAGATAAAGTTAAGCCCGGAGGTGGGCTTGTAAGTTTTATACAAGACGTACAAAGCTTTCGCAATTCAGAGAAAGAGGCTGTAATAGCTGCAGCTGAAAAAGCTGACCAGGAAATGATTGCCAATGGTATTGTTGCCTGCGCAGATACCTCAAACAGTAATATATCTCTTGGTATAAAGCAAAATAGCAAATTACATTATCATACTTTTGTTGAGATATTTGGCTTTTTGCCAGAGAATGCTGATGGCCTTTTTGAGAAAGCGCTGGCACTTGCAGAGGAATTTAAACCGCAATCAGTTTCTATCACCGCACACGCGCCTTACTCTGTTTCTAAAGAGCTTTTTAAGCTAATAAAGAAATACAGTGATAGCGGCGAAAATCTGCTAAGCATACATAACCAGGAGTGCGAGGACGAGAACAAGTTTTATCGTTACAAACTTGGCGGCTTTATAGATATGTACAAGCACTTCGGTATTAATATAGATTACTTCAGGCCACAGGCACGCAACTCCTTGCAATCTATAATCCCTTTGCTTACCAACAGGCAAAAGATATTGCTGGTACACAACACCTGCACCAACCTTAAAGACATCTACTTTATTAAGCGGTTTGATCGTAAAATAAATTGGTGCTTTTGCCCCAATGCCAATATGTACATAGAAAAGCGTTTGCCAAAGATAGACTTGTTTGTAAACCAGGGCCTAAATATTACCCTGGGTACCGACAGCCTGGCATCTAACGCTAAACTGTGTATACTAAGTGAAATGCGCACTTTGCAGGAAAACATTCCTTCTTTAAGCTTTGGTACCCTATTACAATGGGGAACACGTAACGGTGCTGAGTTTATGGGGATAGATGACCGGTTTGGTACCATAGAGGAAGGTAAAACGCCGGGATTAAACCTGCTTACCGGCCTGGAAGGTGGTAAAATTACTGCCGCTACCAGCGTAAGTAAACTGATATAG
- a CDS encoding lipopolysaccharide biosynthesis protein: MSTAKKFAGQTAIYGLSTIAGRVLSFFLTPLYTRTYSAKVYGIFGNLYSYASMLNALLAFGMETTFFRYLNKRPDDKQVVYNNTFGVILAVSAMFLLCTFPFARGIAGFIRVDSSTPIDDYVLFIKFFIGTLVVDALCVIPFAKLRADGRPGRYSLLKLINIIVFVGLNLFFIWGVPFIIKHDLPGAAWFSSWFKPQWVGYVFMSNTLASAATAVMLLPEFFKLRPRVSRSLFLEMLRYSWPVLIANLSYLVNENLDKILLGRLLPVDDSATQVGIYTACSKISIFLSIFVNAFRLGAEPFFFSHAKNKNATQTYARIMHYFVIAVCMIFVALVANIELLKYFIKGRDAKQTELFWSGISVIPVLLFGYVSLGVYMNLSVWYKLTDQTKYGLYISGIGAIVTIILNVIFIPYYGYIASAWISLTAYATMMVLSYVWGQKNYPIPYNVKTLLTYIGISLLLVYLSFTVFHSNIFISNGLLLAFALGTLYTERTGIKAILSK, from the coding sequence TTGTCAACCGCTAAAAAGTTTGCCGGCCAAACGGCTATCTACGGGTTAAGTACTATCGCCGGCCGTGTTCTAAGTTTCTTTCTTACACCGCTTTATACGCGTACTTACTCTGCTAAAGTTTACGGGATATTTGGTAATCTGTACAGTTATGCATCTATGCTTAATGCCTTGCTGGCGTTTGGTATGGAAACTACCTTTTTCAGATATCTGAATAAAAGGCCGGACGATAAACAGGTGGTATACAACAATACGTTTGGTGTTATCCTTGCTGTGTCGGCAATGTTCCTGCTCTGTACGTTTCCTTTTGCACGTGGTATAGCTGGTTTTATACGGGTTGATTCGTCAACACCGATTGATGACTATGTGCTTTTTATTAAATTCTTTATCGGCACCCTTGTGGTTGATGCGCTTTGCGTTATACCTTTTGCGAAGTTGCGGGCTGACGGCCGACCAGGGCGCTATAGCTTGCTTAAGTTGATTAACATTATTGTGTTTGTTGGGCTAAACCTTTTTTTTATCTGGGGCGTTCCGTTCATCATCAAGCATGATTTGCCGGGCGCTGCCTGGTTTTCCAGCTGGTTTAAGCCACAATGGGTGGGTTATGTTTTCATGTCCAACACGTTGGCAAGCGCAGCAACAGCAGTTATGCTATTACCGGAATTTTTCAAACTTCGACCGCGGGTTAGTCGCTCATTATTTTTAGAAATGTTGAGGTACAGCTGGCCGGTATTAATTGCCAACTTGTCTTACCTGGTTAACGAAAACTTAGACAAAATTCTTTTAGGCAGGTTGTTGCCGGTTGATGACAGCGCAACCCAGGTTGGTATCTACACAGCCTGCTCCAAAATATCTATCTTCCTGAGCATATTTGTAAACGCATTCAGGTTGGGTGCGGAGCCATTTTTCTTCAGTCATGCCAAAAACAAGAATGCCACCCAAACTTACGCACGTATAATGCACTACTTTGTTATAGCGGTATGCATGATTTTTGTTGCGTTGGTTGCCAATATAGAACTGCTTAAGTACTTTATAAAAGGCCGTGATGCCAAACAGACAGAGTTGTTTTGGTCAGGCATCAGTGTGATACCGGTGTTGCTTTTTGGTTATGTAAGCCTGGGCGTTTACATGAACCTGTCGGTATGGTACAAGCTTACAGATCAAACCAAATACGGTTTGTATATCTCAGGCATCGGTGCAATAGTAACTATTATACTTAACGTTATTTTCATTCCTTATTACGGCTATATAGCCTCTGCATGGATATCTCTCACCGCTTACGCAACCATGATGGTATTATCTTACGTTTGGGGGCAAAAGAACTATCCTATTCCATATAATGTTAAAACACTTTTGACTTATATCGGAATCTCCCTTTTACTCGTTTATTTATCGTTCACGGTGTTTCATAGCAACATATTTATCAGCAATGGTTTGTTACTTGCTTTCGCACTTGGCACACTTTATACCGAACGTACAGGAATAAAAGCCATCTTAAGTAAATGA
- a CDS encoding murein hydrolase activator EnvC family protein encodes MKVFRALLIIVGVFIASGAFAQSSAELKRRRDKLTQELEQLNSEYQQTASNKKVSIKQLNILKAQINLREEKILNINSEVRNLDNQISKSNNTVHTLQSQLDQLKKDYAGMVLFAYRNQSAYNKLMFVFAAKDFNQAYRRLKYLQQFGTYRERQAGYIQGTQKELHVKINELDKDKREKSNLLTEQEKEKQTLGKQKNDQVRVISDLSKHQGELKQQQRDIQKKIAKTTREIASAIRKEIEAARREEEERARAAARAAAAKAKAENREAPAAPKKTAVKTTSEILNATPEAAKLSNDFLGNRGRLPWPVTNGQLIHGFGTYTDSEGIRNDNNGYEIRTANGAPVRAVFDGEVSRVVDVYGTYTVIIKHGEYFTAYSNLRSLTVSRGQKISTKQTIGTVYTDPLSGDATVIFSLYKGTTAVNPKLWLADN; translated from the coding sequence ATGAAAGTTTTTAGAGCGCTCCTGATTATTGTTGGTGTATTTATAGCATCCGGCGCATTTGCACAAAGCAGTGCCGAGCTGAAGCGCAGGCGCGATAAACTTACCCAGGAACTTGAGCAGCTTAACAGTGAATATCAGCAAACAGCAAGCAATAAGAAGGTCTCTATAAAACAGCTTAATATACTAAAGGCGCAGATCAACCTTCGGGAAGAAAAGATACTCAACATCAACTCCGAGGTACGAAATCTTGACAATCAAATCTCCAAAAGCAATAATACCGTACATACATTACAATCGCAGTTAGATCAGCTTAAAAAGGATTATGCAGGTATGGTGCTCTTTGCTTACCGCAACCAGAGCGCCTACAACAAGCTAATGTTCGTTTTTGCTGCAAAAGACTTTAACCAGGCCTATCGCAGGTTAAAATACCTTCAGCAATTCGGCACCTACCGCGAGCGCCAGGCAGGTTATATACAAGGAACTCAAAAGGAGCTTCATGTAAAAATAAACGAGCTGGATAAAGATAAAAGGGAGAAAAGTAATCTGCTGACAGAGCAGGAGAAAGAAAAGCAGACGTTGGGTAAGCAAAAGAACGACCAGGTGCGGGTTATATCAGACCTGAGCAAGCACCAGGGCGAGCTTAAGCAGCAACAACGCGACATACAAAAAAAGATAGCTAAGACGACAAGAGAGATCGCTTCTGCCATTCGTAAAGAGATTGAAGCAGCAAGGCGTGAAGAGGAAGAACGGGCCAGGGCAGCCGCACGGGCAGCTGCAGCAAAAGCAAAAGCGGAAAACAGGGAAGCACCTGCAGCTCCTAAGAAAACTGCTGTTAAAACAACGAGCGAGATATTAAATGCTACGCCCGAAGCCGCTAAGCTATCTAACGACTTTTTGGGTAACCGTGGAAGATTACCATGGCCGGTTACAAACGGACAACTGATACATGGGTTTGGCACGTATACGGATAGTGAGGGTATTCGTAACGACAATAACGGCTATGAGATACGGACTGCCAATGGCGCTCCGGTAAGGGCTGTTTTCGATGGAGAAGTGTCGAGGGTGGTAGACGTTTACGGAACTTATACTGTTATTATAAAACATGGCGAGTACTTTACAGCCTACTCTAACCTTCGTTCGCTAACAGTGTCAAGAGGTCAAAAGATCAGTACTAAACAAACTATTGGTACTGTTTATACCGACCCGTTGAGTGGTGATGCTACTGTGATATTTTCGCTTTACAAAGGTACTACTGCTGTAAACCCTAAGTTGTGGCTTGCAGACAATTAG
- a CDS encoding DUF4292 domain-containing protein, which yields MKRSILNKIFIAVVLITAISCKSKKLVVVNRPAKDSTVVKTNDVAEKLAAIRARQVTFNTFSGKAKTKLDINGKDNDVTLNIRVNRDQKIWISITAIAGIEVARALITPDSIQIINRLQSVYLKKPFSYVHRYASKQINYRTLQSLLVGNAIPELLADDAKLAPEGTNTAISGNLQGLIFKLLLGADLKVTQTNLSNQQAGQSLQVTNRVFIQADSRVIPSQVDILSAAPGNKILVNLRYTQAEFDRPLEYPFSIPKSYEPAN from the coding sequence ATGAAAAGAAGTATTCTGAATAAGATATTCATAGCAGTTGTACTAATAACGGCAATAAGCTGTAAATCAAAGAAGCTGGTAGTAGTCAACCGGCCTGCCAAGGATAGCACAGTTGTAAAAACAAACGATGTAGCCGAAAAACTTGCCGCCATTCGGGCAAGGCAGGTGACTTTTAATACTTTCAGCGGCAAGGCTAAAACCAAGCTTGACATCAACGGAAAAGACAACGATGTTACATTGAATATACGCGTGAACCGCGATCAGAAGATTTGGATATCTATAACCGCCATTGCTGGCATAGAAGTAGCCCGGGCGCTTATAACGCCAGACAGTATCCAGATCATTAACAGGCTACAGAGCGTATATTTAAAAAAGCCGTTTAGCTATGTACACAGGTATGCCAGTAAGCAAATAAACTACCGCACCCTTCAATCCCTACTGGTAGGTAATGCTATTCCTGAATTGCTTGCGGATGATGCAAAGCTTGCACCTGAAGGTACAAACACTGCAATATCAGGTAATTTACAGGGGCTCATATTTAAGTTGCTTTTAGGTGCCGACCTCAAGGTAACACAAACAAACCTGAGTAATCAGCAAGCTGGCCAAAGCCTGCAGGTAACCAACCGGGTGTTCATCCAGGCAGATAGCCGCGTCATTCCATCTCAGGTAGATATTTTGTCTGCAGCGCCAGGCAATAAAATATTAGTAAACCTCCGTTATACACAAGCGGAGTTTGATCGTCCGCTGGAGTACCCTTTCAGTATTCCAAAAAGTTACGAACCTGCTAATTAA
- a CDS encoding acylphosphatase — protein sequence MKHLDIIVKGKVQGVFYRKATKAVADQLGVRGFVKNEDNGDVIIAAEADNATMDMFLDWCHEGPEEANVISVETHEGELKNYRNFEVVKKSL from the coding sequence ATGAAACACCTGGATATTATTGTTAAAGGGAAAGTGCAAGGCGTATTCTACCGTAAGGCCACCAAAGCCGTTGCAGACCAACTTGGTGTACGCGGTTTTGTTAAGAACGAAGATAATGGCGACGTTATCATCGCGGCTGAAGCTGACAATGCTACTATGGACATGTTTTTAGACTGGTGCCACGAAGGGCCCGAAGAAGCTAATGTAATATCAGTAGAGACGCATGAGGGTGAATTAAAAAACTATCGTAATTTTGAGGTAGTTAAAAAGAGTTTGTAA
- a CDS encoding tetratricopeptide repeat protein, with amino-acid sequence MKSAALLVVLGVCTASIVNGQGRDKLSTAKPMSYADSVKVKYLFFEAIRQKSVENRKDAADIFTQVLAIDPANDASMYELANLEKTQNNYSAAAPLLEKAVAIKPNNEWYWLALADSYEKSNDLPRLQNVFDQLIRINPDKADYYFDKANAFYLQRRYDEALKLYDKVEQITGPSDDLQNSRQKIYLKQGNIEKAASELEKLVTANPTEIKYYLMLAELYNSNGLNDKALAALEKAKKTGISGGLLHMAMADVYRDQKKYQESFNELKLGFADPNIDVDQKVKIILNYVPQFADPVAKSSALTLAKITAETHPSSDKAYAIYGDMLVQNEKYREARPVYKKAQQLNPQSYAVQEQLVRMEMAESDFDAAIKDGEEALSYFPNQAWMNYLVGVAWQQKGNNNKALGYLKNAASLEAQDKELLSQCYSALGDCYHSLKDNKNSDESYEKSLTYNPDNAFTMNNYAYYLSVRNEQLDRAAQLSKRSTELQPNTASFEDTYAWILFKQKRYADAKVWIEKSLQHDNNSATKTEHYGDILFFTGDTAAAVKSWTKAKVQGGTSPLLDKKINEKKYSE; translated from the coding sequence ATGAAGTCAGCTGCATTATTGGTCGTACTGGGTGTTTGTACCGCAAGCATTGTGAATGGCCAGGGCCGTGATAAGTTATCAACGGCTAAACCCATGTCTTACGCTGATAGTGTTAAGGTTAAGTACTTGTTTTTTGAGGCTATTCGCCAGAAATCCGTTGAAAACCGCAAGGATGCAGCCGACATATTTACGCAGGTTCTGGCTATAGACCCGGCAAATGATGCTTCGATGTACGAACTGGCCAACCTGGAGAAAACGCAGAATAATTACTCTGCAGCTGCTCCTTTGTTGGAAAAAGCGGTAGCAATAAAACCCAACAACGAGTGGTACTGGCTGGCCCTTGCCGACAGCTACGAGAAAAGTAATGACCTGCCCCGGCTGCAAAATGTGTTTGATCAGCTGATACGCATTAACCCGGATAAAGCCGATTACTACTTTGATAAAGCCAACGCTTTTTACCTGCAGCGTAGGTATGACGAAGCGCTTAAGTTGTACGATAAGGTAGAGCAGATAACCGGCCCCTCTGACGATCTGCAGAATAGCAGGCAGAAGATTTACCTGAAACAAGGCAATATTGAGAAAGCGGCCAGCGAACTTGAGAAATTAGTGACAGCTAACCCCACGGAGATAAAGTATTATTTGATGCTTGCGGAGCTGTACAATTCTAACGGGCTTAATGATAAAGCACTCGCCGCGTTGGAAAAGGCAAAAAAGACAGGCATCTCCGGCGGTTTGCTGCACATGGCCATGGCAGATGTATACCGCGATCAGAAAAAGTATCAGGAAAGCTTTAATGAACTGAAGCTTGGGTTTGCTGATCCTAATATTGATGTTGATCAAAAAGTTAAGATCATTCTTAATTACGTACCGCAGTTTGCAGATCCCGTTGCGAAATCAAGCGCGCTTACGCTGGCCAAAATAACTGCAGAAACCCATCCGTCGAGTGATAAGGCTTACGCCATCTACGGCGACATGCTGGTGCAGAATGAAAAGTATCGTGAAGCAAGGCCGGTATATAAGAAAGCTCAACAGCTAAATCCGCAATCGTATGCCGTGCAGGAACAGCTGGTTAGAATGGAAATGGCGGAGAGTGACTTTGACGCTGCGATAAAAGACGGAGAAGAAGCTTTGAGTTATTTTCCAAATCAGGCCTGGATGAACTACCTGGTAGGGGTGGCGTGGCAACAAAAAGGCAACAATAACAAGGCACTTGGTTATCTGAAAAATGCAGCTTCCTTAGAAGCGCAGGATAAAGAACTCCTCTCGCAATGTTACTCGGCTCTGGGCGATTGTTATCACTCCTTAAAAGACAACAAGAACTCTGACGAGTCATACGAAAAATCGTTAACCTACAATCCGGATAACGCATTCACTATGAACAATTATGCCTACTATTTGTCGGTAAGGAACGAACAGCTTGATAGAGCTGCGCAGTTATCTAAACGCAGCACCGAATTGCAGCCAAATACTGCTTCGTTCGAAGATACTTACGCCTGGATACTTTTTAAGCAAAAAAGGTATGCAGACGCTAAGGTTTGGATAGAAAAATCGTTGCAGCACGATAATAATAGCGCCACAAAGACAGAACATTACGGGGATATTTTGTTCTTTACAGGCGACACGGCGGCTGCGGTTAAAAGTTGGACCAAGGCAAAAGTGCAAGGTGGTACATCACCTTTGCTAGATAAAAAGATAAATGAAAAGAAGTATTCTGAATAA
- a CDS encoding T9SS type A sorting domain-containing protein, which produces MKKLFKSRFEIVFSLSLVAILGLPPIVLAQDTKSIEIHINNGDTTINGRDIKKLTPQERKDALGEIDKIGNITFKHSDKDGKRDIVIRRNSIIRRNGNVDDKTPRMFGNGDNATSPYTMEFYRNGDTARKAFRFKLRKLRDADSTFSFRMDDNTGNVRIDGDGPLRMDGPLRFDGGEPMRLRLRRPRAPREMNLGFDGRNAQTFNYSSIDNDGISNEVSFHVIDAPTETVKRMAGNGKATLQINDLNLSPEFSTGKTLISFSLAAKSAATVKVNDGDGNTLLSDKAVGGSFMKKVSMPHNGIYFLVVKQGGAVAVKRIVKE; this is translated from the coding sequence ATGAAAAAGCTTTTCAAATCACGTTTCGAGATCGTCTTCTCGCTTAGTCTTGTTGCCATACTTGGCTTACCACCAATAGTACTTGCACAGGACACAAAAAGTATAGAGATACATATAAATAACGGGGACACCACCATTAACGGGCGCGACATTAAAAAGCTTACGCCCCAAGAGCGGAAAGATGCACTCGGTGAAATAGACAAGATTGGCAATATAACTTTTAAGCATTCTGATAAGGATGGTAAAAGAGACATAGTTATCCGCCGCAACAGCATTATTCGCCGCAATGGCAACGTTGATGACAAAACCCCACGTATGTTTGGCAACGGAGATAACGCTACCAGTCCATACACGATGGAGTTCTACAGAAATGGCGACACTGCCCGTAAAGCATTTCGTTTTAAGCTGCGTAAGTTAAGAGATGCAGACAGCACTTTCTCTTTCAGAATGGATGATAATACCGGCAACGTACGTATTGATGGAGACGGACCTTTACGAATGGATGGTCCACTACGTTTTGACGGAGGCGAACCGATGCGTTTGCGTTTACGCCGGCCGCGCGCACCACGTGAAATGAATTTGGGATTCGACGGAAGGAACGCGCAAACATTTAATTACTCAAGCATCGACAATGATGGTATTAGCAATGAAGTAAGTTTTCACGTTATTGATGCGCCGACGGAAACCGTTAAGCGAATGGCCGGAAATGGAAAAGCAACACTGCAGATAAACGATCTGAACTTGTCGCCTGAGTTTTCTACAGGTAAAACGCTTATCAGCTTCAGTTTAGCAGCTAAAAGCGCAGCTACCGTGAAAGTTAATGATGGTGATGGTAACACATTACTGAGCGATAAAGCAGTTGGTGGCAGCTTTATGAAGAAAGTTAGCATGCCGCATAATGGTATTTACTTCCTGGTGGTGAAGCAAGGAGGTGCAGTTGCCGTTAAGCGAATAGTAAAAGAATAG